One region of Asterias rubens chromosome 5, eAstRub1.3, whole genome shotgun sequence genomic DNA includes:
- the LOC117290475 gene encoding uncharacterized protein LOC117290475 produces MALSNFIFVLLACFLKLSASQFVDIDISEIGSPSDIVDGGSTDVTFDLDITPTSGAASVINALGNDLRYKVQAGLSATDSSDLSSAVGATTVTLSSGQKSASLVDDDATTWSSLVASVNLTDVDCGSDGTAYNYFCVVVGPSDSSTWSGVDTSNTTSCVSFVCKAVVDVGADSLSITNPDDGVISVGGGQALEFDIEVSSTAASDLVSGSSNWAVTIWLSDAATDGTVVASTSVSLTAAQLTTDLSNGTTATLSDLAATLDLTDITCDSFSYSCASVGPASSATWKVIASGATKDTTACQAVTCGAAFAHISLAFLSICVVFSSLFNQS; encoded by the exons ATGGCTCTCAGCAACTTCATCTTCGTATTGCTCGCTTGCTTCTTGAAGCTTTCTG CTTCCCAGTTTGTCGACATTGACATCTCTGAGATCGGCAGTCCATCAGATATCGTTGATGGCGGATCAACCGATGTGACTTTCGACCTGGATATCACCCCAACCTCCGGCGCTGCTTCAGTCATCAACGCTCTCGGCAACGATCTCCGTTACAAAGTCCAGGCTGGACTCTCGGCAACAGATTCCAGCGACCTCTCCTCTGCTGTCGGCGCAACAACCGTTACTCTATCAAGCGGACAGAAGAGTGCCTCCCTGGTTGATGATGACGCCACAACATGGTCCTCTCTGGTTGCTTCCGTCAACTTGACCGATGTAGATTGCGGGAGTGACGGTACCGCTTACAACTACTTCTGCGTCGTGGTCGGACCTTCTGACTCTTCTACCTGGTCTGGTGTTGATACCAGCAACACCACTAGCTGCGTCAGCTTCGTATGCAAAG CTGTTGTTGATGTAGGAGCTGACTCACTGAGCATCACCAACCCCGACGATGGTGTCATCAGCGTAGGTGGTGGCCAGGCTCTTGAGTTCGACATCGAAGTTTCATCCACTGCTGCTTCTGACCTCGTCAGCGGATCCAGCAACTGGGCTGTCACAATCTGGCTCTCTGATGCCGCCACTGATGGTACCGTGGTGGCTTCCACTTCAGTCTCCCTGACCGCTGCTCAATTGACCACCGACCTCTCCAACGGCACCACAGCTACCCTTTCCGACTTGGCCGCCACCCTGGACCTCACCGACATTACCTGTGATTCCTTCAGCTACAGTTGCGCCTCTGTTGGCCCAGCGTCTTCAGCCACGTGGAAGGTTATCGCATCTGGAGCCACCAAGGATACCACTGCCTGCCAGGCCGTCACTTGTGGGGCAGCCTTCGCTCACATCAGCCTAGCCTTCCTGAGCATTTGCGTCGTTTTCAGCTCACTCTTCAACCAGTCATAA
- the LOC117290345 gene encoding protein HGH1 homolog, with the protein MADPYVLEELSNFLSVSARPDLKASALQYVVGLTSSADGIQLLQSHAKLPEALVALTQDTDDKTSSDAFKCVVNLTAHIVDGGESTNTFASDKKLLSILLKTVVDKSNFNSDNACKVLTNITRVPAGCRHVMEVLQEQDFPVKLVTLVETFGTKDYNSKNSNLDYLGTVLSNLTQLPEGREFVLDKDRCVIQRLLPYIHYQGSGVRRRGIVAALRNCCFETDYHDWLLSEAVDILPHLLLPLAGPEELTEEEMEGMPEDLQYLDEDKKRETNKDIKKMLIEAVMKLCATKSGRKVVQDKRTYIIMREYHQWEKEPSLMQPCEDLIQILIGDEPEPGMENLQEVTIPDKIAKSLENTS; encoded by the exons ATGGCCGATCCATATGTTTTGGAAGAGTTATCGAACTTTCTTTCCGTGTCCGCCCGTCCCGACTTGAAGGCGAGTGCTCTGCAATACGTGGTGGGTCTAACGTCGTCTGCAGACGGCATACAACTCTTGCAGTCTCACGCTAAGCTCCCGGAAGCTCTCGTAGCTTTAACTCAAGACACGGACGATAAAACTTCGTCAGATGCATTTAAATGCGTCGTCAACTTAACTGCGCATATTGTCGACGGCGGGGAAAGTACAAATACGTTTGCATCAGACAAGAAACTACTGTCGATTTTGTTAAAGACTGTCGTTGACAAGTCCAACTTTAATTCAGACAACGCGTGTAAAGTATTGACAAACATAACACGAGTTCCAGCAGGATGCAGGCACGTTATGGAGGTTTTACAAGAACAAGATTTTCCAGTGAAGTTGGTAACGCTAGTGGAGACATTTGGTACCAAGGACTACAACAGCAAGAATTCAAATTTGGACTATCTTGGGACTGTTTTGTCCAATTTGACCCAGCTACCAGAGGGAAGGGAATTTGTTTTGGATAAAGACAGATGCGTTATACAGAGATTGTTGCCTTATATACACTACCAAGGATCCGGTGTTAGGAGGCGGGGTATTGTGGCTGCATTGAGAAACTGCTGCTTTGAAACAG ACTACCATGACTGGTTGTTAAGTGAAGCAGTGGACATCTTGCCCCATCTTCTTCTCCCTCTTGCTGGCCCAGAGGAACTGACTGAGGAAGAGATGGAAGGAATGCCGGAGGACTTACAGTATCTAGATGAGGACAAGAAAAGAGAGACAAATAAAGATATTAAAAAGATGCTGATTGAGGCAGTCATGAAG CTATGTGCTACCAAATCAGGACGCAAGGTGGTCCAAGATAAGCGGACATACATCATAATGAGAGAGTACCATCAGTGGGAGAAGGAGCCTTCTTTAATGCAACCATGCGAGGACCTAATACAGATTCTTATAGGTGATGAGCCAGAACCAGGAATGGAAAACCTACAGGAGGTTACAATACCTGACAAAATCGCAAAATCATTGGAAAACACTAGTTAA